The Pseudomonas multiresinivorans DNA window GCCACCTGTACCAGGGCTACCTGTTCAGCCGCCCGGTACCGCTGGAGGAGTTCATCGCGCTGCTGCCCGGTCGCGAGCAACAGGCGACCTGAAGCCCGCTACTCGGCGGGCCGCGACTCCGACATCACCACCATCACCTGCGCCTCGTCGGCCTCACCATCGTTGAGATAGAGATGGCCGATGCTGCTGTCGAAATAGGCCGTCTCGCGCAGGCCGATGCTCACCGACTCGCCCGTCTCGAACTGGATCCGCACGCGGCCGGCCACCACCATGGCGAACTCCTGACCGGGATGGCGAACGTAGTCGTCGAACTCGCCGACCTCGCGGGCAAAGATGCGCGCGTACAGCGGCGTCATATTGCGCTGTGGGAAATCGCCGGCAATCGGGTAGTACTCGTAGCCCCCAGTGTCGTAGCCGGCAGCATCGTCGACGCGAGTCTTCACGAAAGTCTTAAGACCTGCCAGGACGCCGACGGGCGGCAGCGGGCGGAACAACTGAGCGATATCCACCTGCAGCGCGCGGGCGGCGGCGGCCAGCTTGTCGTAGCTCACCGCGACCTGCGCCAGCTCCATCTTCGACAAGGTGGAAACCGCTACGCCAGACAGGTCGGAGAGCTGTTTCAGGGTCAGCTTCTGCTGCTTGCGAACCGCCCGCAGGCGCGCTCCGACTTCATCTCGATCCAGCTGCTGGGGTTTGGGTAGTGCTTGGGCGGTTTCGCTCATGGGACTTCTCGTGAGGGGGCCGACGAAAGTTTACCGGGCCTTGCCTTTGTCGCAAAAATTCTCATATCTTAGATTTCTCACATACGAGAAAATCTGCAGAAGGCCCTGGCAGTGAGCCATTTCGATTTCGTCATCATCGGCGCCGGCATTGCCGGAGCCTCCCTCGCCTACCACCTGAGCGAGACGCACAAGGTGCTGGTACTGGAACGCGAAGAGCAGCCCGGCTACCACTCCACCGGGCGTTCGGCCGCCATGTTCATGGAGGCCTACGGCACGCCGCAGATCCAGGCGCTTACCCGTGCCAGCCGCGCCTTCTACGAGAATCCGCCGGCAGGTTTCAGCGAGCACCCGATCCTCACCCCGCGCGGCTGCCTGTACGTCGGCGGCCCCGAGCACATCGAGCTGCTGAACCAGGCCGAAGCCACGCCCGGCGTGCAGCGCATCAGCACCGAAGAGGCGCTGGAGTTCCTTCCCTGCCTTCGCGCGGACGCCATCATCGGCGCGCTCTACGAGCCCGACGCCCGCGATCTCGACGTCCACGCCCTGCACCAGGGCTATCTGCGCGCGCTGCGCCAGCGTGGCGGCGAATTGCGCTGCAACCGCGAGTTACTCTCAGCTCGATACGCCAATGGCCGCTGGGCGCTGGAACTCAGCCATGGCGAAGTCATACAGGCCGCGCAACTGGTCAACGCCGCTGGCGCCTGGGCCGATCACCTGGCCAAGCGCTGCGGCATCCGCCCGATCGGCCTGCAACCCTGCCGCCGTACCGCCTTTACCTTCCCGGCGCCCGACGGCGTGGATATCAGCCAGTGGCCGACGGTGATCGGCATCGACGAGAGCTTCTACTTCAAGCCCGATGCCGGCCAACTGCTCGGCTCCCCCGCCAACGCCGACCCGGTGGAAGCGCAGGACGTGCAGCCCGAAGAATTGGACATCGCCATCGGTGTGCACCACATCGAGGAGCACACAACCCTGGCGATCCGTCGGCCGAACCACAGCTGGGCCGGCCTGCGCTCCTTCGTCGCCGACGGCGACCTGGTGATTGGCGCGGATGCGCAGAACCCGGCGTTCTTCTGGCTGGCCGCCCAGGGTGGTTACGGCATCCAGTCCGCCGACGGCGTTTCGCGCCTGGCCCAGTCACTCCTGCTCGGCCAGCCGCTCCCCGAATCCCTGCGCCAGGAAGGCGTCGATCCCCAGCGCCTGACCCCGGCGCGCCTGCGTTGAATTCCCCCCGGAGACTTACCCATGAGCGATATCCAGCGTTACCCCAGCACCCTGCCCTTCCCCTTCTCCCGCGCGGTGAAAGCCGGCGGCTTCCTGTTCCTCTCCGGCCAGGTGCCGATGACTGCCGACGGCCAGGTGGTGAAAGGCGATATCCAGACCCAGACCGAAGCGGTGATGACCCGCATCGCCGAGAGCCTGGAAGCCTGCGGCGCGAACTTCTCCCAGGTGGTGAAAGCCACCGTGTGGCTGTCGGACATGTCCCACTTCGCCGGTTTCAACGAAGTCTACAAGCGCTACTTCGACCAGGGCCTGCCGGTGCGCTCCTGCGTGGCATCCGCCCTGGCGCTGGGCGTGGACGTCGAGGTTGAAATCCAGGCCTACGTCGGCCAGGCGTAAGCCCTTTTGCGGTCCGGCGCTGAGCCGGGCCGCCCCATAACAACAACAGAGTCTCGATCATGAAAACCAGTCTCAAGCTCGGCGGTGCGTACATCGGCCTGGTGGTGGGCGTCGGCTTCGCCTCGGGCCAGGAGATCCTCCAGTTCTTCGGCGGCTTCGGCATCATGGGCCTGGCCGGCGCAGTGGTAGCGCTGGCGCTGTTCGCCTTCCTGCTGATGAACCTCTACCAGATCGGCAGCCGCCTGCAGACCCAGTCGCACAAGGAAGCCATGGAGTTCATCTGTGGCAAGCCGCTGGGCCGTGTCGTCGACCTGATGCTGACCTTCTTCCTGTTCGGCACCATGGTGGTGATGTTCGCCGGGGCGAACTCGTCCTTCGAGCAGCAACTGGGAATCGGTCACTCCATCGGCGGGATCGTCCTCGGCGTGCTGACCATCATCACCGTGTGCATGGGCCTGAAGCGGGTGATCACCCTGATGAGCCTGATCACCCCGGTACTGATGATCATCGTCGCAATCATCGCCATCTACGCGCTGACGCACATCCAGAAGCCGCTGGCGGAGCTGGAGCAGATCGCCCTGGCGGTGCCGCACCCGGCGCCCAACTGGCTGCTCGGCGCGCTGCTCTACGTCTCCTACAACGTCGCCGCCACCGCGGCCGCCGTGGTGGTGATGGGGGGCAGCGTGGCGAACCTGCGCACTGCCGCGCTGGGCGGCGTGTTCGGTGGTATCGGCGTCGGCGTGCTGATCCTCGCCATGGCGCTGGTCATGCTGGTGCAGATCGACGTGATCGGCGGCAGCGCCATTCCCACCCTGCTGCTGAGCAACAACATCGCGCCCTGGTTCGGCGACGTGATGCTCGCCCTGCTGCTGGTGAAGCTGTACTGCACCACCAGCGGTTTCGCCTACACCCTGGCCGCCCGCTGCGCCGCCTACGGCGTGCCATTCCGCGTGGCAACCGTGGTCGCGGTGGTGCTCGCCTTCATCGCCAGCCAGGTCGGCTTCGTCAGGCTGGTGGGGCTGGTCTACCCGGCCATGGGCTACCTGGGCTTCGTGTTGATGGCGGCCATCGTCATCGCCTGGTGGCGCAATCGCTCGGCGCCGCTGGGGCAGAACGCCTGATCGAGGCACCAACGAAAACGCCCGTCTCTTGCGAGACGGGCGTTTTGCTTTGCGGCTACGACCCGACTAGCGCCGGGGCGTTGCTCAGCCTTCGATGGCCGGGCGCTGGCCGTTGATGGCGATCCGCTTGGGCTTGGCTTCTTCCGGAACGATACGCACCAGCTCAACGCTGAGCAGGCCGTTCTTCAGCGACGCACCCTGAACCTCGATATGGTCGGCGAGGCGGAACGACAGCTTGAAGGCGCGCTGGGCGATGCCCTGGTGCAGGTAGGTGACGCTCTCGGAAGCCTTTTCGCGCTTGCCGCCGTTGACGGTCAGCACACCGCGCTCCACTTGCAGCTCCAGGTCTTCCTCCTGCAGGCCGGCAGCGGCGATGACGATGCGGTACTGGTCGTCACCATGCTTCTCGACGTTGTAGGGCGGGTAGGAACTGCCGCTTTCACTGCGCAGGGCGGATTCGAACAGATCGTTGAAGCGATCGAAGCCGACGGACTGGCGGAACAGCGGGGCGAGGGAAAGGACGTTACTCATTGCGAATCTCCTGAAAATTTCAGCAAGGTATGATCGGGAGCCTGACTTCAGAACTCCGGTGCGGGACCCGTCTTCGGCCTCCCGCAGGAACATAGATTGGGCTGCTCGAATCCATTTCAAGCCCCCTTCGCCACAGGAAGATTTTCCATGGACAAGGTCATGCTGATCACCGGCGCCAGTCGCGGTATCGGCGCCGCCACCGCGCTGCTCGCCGCCGAGCGCGGCTACGTCGTAGCGATCAACTATCGTCGCGAGCGCGAGGCCGCCGAGGCGCTGGTGGCACAAATCACAGGGGCCGGTGGCAAGGCACTCGCCTTCGCCGCTGACGTGGCGGACGAGAGCGATGTGCTGCACCTGTTCCGGGAAGTGGACGAAGCCTTCGGCCGCCTCGACGTGCTGGTGAACAACGCCGGCATCCTGGAGCGCCAGATGCGCCTGGAGGACATGGACGTAGTGCGCCTGCAGCGGGTATTCGCGGTGAATGTCACCGGCACCTTCCTCTGCTGCCGCGAGGCGATCAAACGCATGGCGCGCAAGCACGGCGGCAACGGCGGCAGCATCGTCAACGTCTCATCCATGGCCTCGCGCCTGGGTTCGCCCAACGAGTACATCGACTACGCCGCCGCCAAGGGCGCCGTGGACAGCCTGACCATCGGCCTGGCCAAGGAAGTGGCGGCTGAAGGCATCCGCGTGAATGCCGTGCGACCTGGGCTTATCAAGACCGAAATCCATGCCAGTGGCGGCGAACCCGGGCGCGTGGAGCGCCTGCAAGCGGCGATTCCGCTGGGGCGTGGCGGTGAGGCTGAGGAAGTGGCGCGGGCGATCCTGTTCCTCGCCTCGGACGAATCCAGTTATTCCACCGGCAGTTTCGTCGACGTCAGCGGCGGGCGCTGATTCGGTGTAATCGTGGCGCACGCTTTTGCAGTAGCGAGCTTGCTCGCGAACCGCCCAACACCGATGTGTTGGGAGGAACCGCGTTCGCGAGCAAGCTCGCTCCTACGAAGAGCAGATCAGGCGGCTGCTTCGATCTCGACCTGCAGCATCCGGTCCAGCACTTCGCAATCATGCTCGCGGCGCACCTGGGCAAACAGCTCAACGGCCTCGGGATAACTGCGGGTAAGCATCCCCAGCCACTGCTTCAGGCGCCCCGGCGCATAGCGCGGTGCCAGCTTGCGCCGGGCCTGGCGCCAGAAGTCGTCGAGCAGTACGCGCACTTCCGACCAGGGCATCGGCACCACCTCGCGGCCGTCGCGCCAAGCGGCGATCTGCCGAGCGAGATCGGGGCGTGAAACCAGCCCTCGGCCGAGCATGATGTCCGCCACACCGCTGATGGAGCGGCAGCGATGGTAATCCTCCAGGGTCCAAACTTCGCCATTGGCGAACACCGGCACCTTCACCGCGTCCGCTACTTTCGCCACCCACTCCCAATGCGCGGGCGGCTTATAGCCGTCGGCCTTGGTCCGCGCGTGCACCACCACATGAGCGGAACCGGCGTCGGCCAGGGCGCGCGCGCAGTCGATCGCACCGTCCGGGCTGTCGTAGCCCAGGCGCATCTTCGAGGTCACGGGGATGTGCGCCGGCACCGCGCGGCGCACGGCTTCGATGATGCTGAACATCAGCTCGGGTTCTTTCAGCAATACTGCACCGCCACGAGAGCGATTCACCGTCTTGGCCGGGCAGCCGAAGTTCAGGTCGATCACCGGCGCACCCAGTTCGCAGGCCTGCACGGCGTTCTCCGCCAGCAGCTGCGGGTCGGAGCCGAGCAGTTGCACGCGCATCGGCACGCCGGCGCGCGTCTTGCTGCCGTGCGCCAGTTCCGGGGCGAGCGCCAGGAAGGACGACGGCGGCAGCAGTCGGTCATTGATGCGGATGAATTCGGTGACGCACCAGTCGATGCCGCCGACGCGGGTCAGCACATCGCGGAGGATGTCATCTACCAGCCCCTCCATCGGGGCCAGGGCGATCTGCACGGGGGAATCTCGGGCTATGGCGAAGGCCGCGGATTGTAGGGAATGCGCCGCGCCGGGAAAAGCGCGGCGCGACGGATCACGCGCCGGCGGCCACGGTGTCCGGGGAGAGCAGAGCGCGGCCGTAACCTTCGATGAACTCCGCCGGCATGCGCTTGGGTTTGCCGGTGGACAACTCGATACAGACGAAGGTGGTTTGCGCGCGCAGCAGGGTCAGGGCATCCGCCGGGCGCACCAACTGGAAATAGCGGGTCATCTTCAGACGCTGGTCCGACTCGACGATCCAGGTCGCCAACTGCAACTGATCACCTTCGTAGGCGGCAGCCAGGTAGTCCACTTCGTGGCGGACCACGGCCATGGCACGGTCCAGCCGGCGATACTCGGCCAGGTCCAGCCCGAGCTTCTGCGAATGCCGCCAGGCGCAGCGCTCCAGCCAGCTGACATACACCGCGTTATTGGCGTGGCCGAGGCCGTCAATGTCCTCGGACTTGACCTCGATATCGATGACGAACGGATCGGGTAACCGCCAACTCATGAAGCATGCTCCAGGCTTGCAGCCAGCGCGCGCGCCTCGCTGGCCAATTGGGTGATCTGATCCCAGGCGCGGGCGCGTACCAGGCTGGGCGGTGCGATCCAGGTGCCACCGACGCAGGCGACGTTGGGCAGGCGCAACACGTTGAGCAGGTTTTCCTGGGTGATGCCGCCGGTCGGGCAGAAGCGGATGCCGGCGAACGGTGCCTTGAGGCTCTTGAGCATTTTGATCGCGGCATTGCCGTCGGCGGGGAAGAGCTTCAGCGAGCGATAGCCGTACTCCAGCGCTACCAGCACTTCCGAAGGCGTCATCACACCCGGCAGGAATGGCAGCTTCGCATCGTCGGCGGCGGCTACCAGGCGCGGCGTGCAGCCGGGGCTGACGGCGAACTGGGCGCCGGCATCGCGGGCTTCCTGGAACTGCTCGGTGTGGATCAGGGTGCCGGCACCGATGATCATCTCCGGCAGCTCGCGGCGGATCTCCGCGACCGCATCCAGCGCCTGCGGCGTGCGCAGGGTCACTTCCAGCACCCGCACACCACCGTCATACAGTGCACGGGCCAGATCGGCGGCCAGCGCCACATCGTCGATCACCAGCACCGGCATGACAGGGCGAGCCTTCTGCAGTACCCAATCCAGCGACAGATTCATGCATTCCCCCATCGACCACCCGCGTGCGCAAGACCTCGCGCCCAGGCCGGGGCGGCCGGAAATGCCCGAAAGTCTACGCCAGCGCGCCGGGCCTGACGACCCGCAAGGGGCCATCAAGAAACGAAAACGGCGGCCTGTAGCCGCCGTCATCACCTGGGTGAATGACTCAGGAAACCAGGGCCAGGGGCAGTGGCTCCTCGACCGCTTCCAGCAACTCGAGGATCGCGTCGATGACGGCTGCGTCCGCCATCACACGGTGATGTCCACCAGCGGGCAGGCGCAGCAGCCGGCTTTGCGGCCAGGCTTCATGGATGGCCGCCGCCTCGCTCACGCGCACGTAGCGATCATCCTCGGCGTGAACTACCAGGCCAGGAAAGTCCAGCTGATAGCGCGCCACATCCAGCTGTCTGGCGGCGATCCCCGCGCGGCTTTCGATCATCCGGATGAAGCGCGAGCGCGCTACCGGCGGCAAGCCGACGACTTTGGAGAAACCCCGCAGGACGCCGAGCACATTGCTGGGCGCACCGATGGTGACCAGCGTTTCGGTACGCAAGCCCATCTGGGTGGCCAGCAAGGCGCTGGCGCCGCCCATGGAATGGCCGATCACCGCGCGCAGCGGAGGCAGCTCGCCAGCCGCCTCAAGGAGCGCACGGGCGAACAGCACGATATCCGCTTCCTGGCCGGGCGAGCGCCCATGCCCCGGCCCATCCAGGGCGATCACGCCGTAACCGGCGCCCACCAGATTCTCGATCAGGGTGGCGAACTGGGTGGGTCGCCCTTCCCAACCGTGCATCAGCAACACGGCCGGCCCTTCTCCCCAGCGCAACGCGGACAAACCAAAGCGCAGGGTCACGCGCTCCGAGCTGGCCAGCAGCGGCAGCTCCCAGTCACGCGGCGCATGTTCATTAGGCGTCACGAACAGCTGACGCATGCGCCCCGCCGCCCATTGCGGCGCCACGCGCCCCAGGGTGGCATTGATGCCTCGAACCCAGCTCAGACTGCTCATTTTCCCGTACCTCCTCAGATCACCGCTTTCTTCGCGGCACGCAGGACGCGATCGGACAGGTCGCCGTCACCCAGGGCCCGGGCCAGCGCCAATCCACCAATCATCAGGGCCATGTCGCTGAGCACCGTGTCGATCTCTTCAGGACGCCCGGCCAACGCCGCGACCATCAATTCCACGTGCTCTTCCAGGGTCTGACGGAAGGCATCCGGCAGGTTGGCCACCTCGTTGAGCGAACTGGGAATCGGGCACCCCTCCTCCTCGGTGTCGCGATGCTTGCGCGATAGGTAGAACTGCGCCGTCAGCGCACGGCGCTCGGCGAAGCTCAGTTTCGGATCGAAGCGCTTGAGCCCTTCACGACGCTTGGCGAGCAGCTCGCGGAAGGCTTCCAGCATGAGCGCATCCTTGCTCTCGAAGTGCGAATAAAAGCCGCCCACCGTCAGCCCCGCCGCCGACATCACCTCGCCCACGCTCGGGCCGACCGGGCCGCGCTGCAGCAGCGCGCTGGTGGCAGCAGACAGGATGCGTTCGCGGGTCTGGGCTTTCTTGTCGCTCATGGCGGGCCTCCGGCTAAAATATTATGGATAGAATATTATTCTCATAATAAAAATCGGCAAGCAGAAGTTGCGACCGCCGGTCGGGAGAATTTTTTTGGAGAGGGATAAAAACAAAAGGGCCACTGAAAGTCTCAGTGGCCCTATAGGCATCGCAGAGCGATAAAAATGGCGTCCCCTAGGGGACTCGAACCCCTGTTACCGCCGTGAAAGGGCGGTGTCCTAGGCCACTAGACGAAGGGGACATATCCTTCGAAGAAACCCACCAGGCGGTGGATTCTGGCTTCATCCCGTATGGGAATTTGGTGGAGCTAGACGGGATCGAACCGTCGACCTCTTGCATGCCATGCAAGCGCTCTCCCAGCTGAGCTATAGCCCCAGATGACTCTGGCTGACGACGCGGACGCATCGTCGCTGGAATAGTGGCGTCCCCTAGGGGACTCGAACCCCTGTTACCGCCGTGAAAGGGCGGTGTCCTAGGCCACTAGACGAAGGGGACGCAAAACCTTCGATTTCAGCTCCGTTCGGACAAACGAAGCTTACTGGTAATTTGGTGGAGCTAGACGGGATCGAACCGTCGACCTCTTGCATGCCATGCAAGCGCTCTCCCAGCTGAGCTATAGCCCCAAAGTACCGCTGGATCTACCGTTCCGCTTCGCCCTGTCAGTTCAGTTCGTCGCTGGAACGGGGCGCATCTTAGGGGCGAGGCGAACCCCTGTCAACAACATTTTTTCAGATTTCTTATTTTTTTCTCCCACAGAACAATCACTTAAGTGACCATCGCGGTTTCCGGCCGGCGAAATCCGCGGCTCGCCTGCCCTCCTCCGGCGCGTCCGCAGCCACCGCCGCCAGCATGAAAAAGGCCAGACGCTTCGCAGCGCCCGGCCTTTTTCAGTGTAGGAAAGAACTCAGGAGCCGATGGCGTCGCGAATCTTTTCCCACTCCTTGGCTTCTTTCTTCGACGCACCGCCCAGCAGTTCCAGCGCCTGGCGCAGGCGATAGCGCGACAGGTCGGCACCGAGGATTTCCATGGCGTCGAGCACCGACACCGAACTGGCGTGACCGGTGATCGCCGGGAACATCAGCGGCATCACATCACGTAGCTTGAGGCCCAGGTGCTCGGCCACGGCCTGGATGGTCGCGGTGATGCGGTCCTTCTCCCACTGGCGCAGCGCTTCGAGCTTCCACAGGACCAGTTGCAGCACCTGGCGAACCTGAGTGGCATCGAGTTTCTTGTGCTCGAACAGCTTGGCGTCCAGCTGCACGCCGCCGCTGAAGAAGAAACCGGCCAGCGGAGCGATCTGGCTGAAATTCTCCACGCGGCCTTGCACGTGCGGGGCGATCTTCATCAGGTACTCGGGGTTGAGTGCCCACTTCTGCACTTCCTTCGCGAAGTCCTCGACGGACAGCTCGCGGATCCACTGGCCGTTCAGCCAGGAGAGCTTCTCGATGTCGAAGATCGGCCCGCCCAGCGACACGCGGGACAGGTCGAAGTGCTCGATCATCTCCGCCAGGCTGAACTTCTCGCGCTCGTCGGGCATGGACCAGCCCATGCGGCCAAGGTAGTTCAGCAGCGCCTGGGGCAGCAGGCCCATGCGCTCGTAGAAGGTGATGGAAGTGGGGTTCTTGCGCTTGGACAGCTTGCTCTTGTCCGGGTTGCGCAGCAGCGGCATGTAGCACAGCACCGGCTGCTCCCAGCCGAAGTACTCGTACAGCTTGATCAGCTTGGGCGCCGAGGGCAGCCACTCTTCGCCGCGCAGGACGTGGGTGATGCCCATCAGGTGGTCGTCGACCACGTTGGCGAGGAAGTAGGTGGGCAGGCCGTCGGCCTTCATCAGCACCTGCATGTCCATGCGGTCCCACGGGATTTCCACGTCGCCACGGAGCATGTCCGGCACCACGCAGACGCCCTCGGTCGGCACCTTCATGCGCACCACATGGGATTCGCCAGCGGCGATGCGCTTGGCCGACTCCTCCTTCGGGATGTGCATGCAATGGCCGTCGTAGCGCGGGGTTTCCTTACGCGCCTGCTGCTCGGCACGCAGCGCGTCGAGACGCTCGGAAGAGCAGAAGCAGGGGAAGGCATGGCCCTTCTCGACCAGCTCGTCGCTGTACTGCTTATAGATGGCACCACGTTCGCTCTGCCGATACGGGCCGTGCGGGCCGCCGACGTCCGGGCCCTCGTCCCACTCGATACCCAGCCAGCGCAGTGCGTCGAAGATCTGCTGTTCCGACTCGCGGGTCGAGCGCACCTGGTCGGTGTCCTCGATACGCAGGATGAACTGACCGCCGTGCTGGCGGGCGAAGCAGAGGTTGAACAGCGCGATATACGCGGTGCCGACGTGCGGGTCACCGGTGGGAGACGGCGCGATACGGGTGCGGACTGTGGTCATGAAGGCTCTCGTGTGAAGCAATTCTTCGTGTGAAGCGGCGACAGCGCGCGACGGCGCGCGCTCATGGGTGCGATGGTATCAGGCGGGCCGCCTTCGGCTCCAGCCAGCGACCGGGATCGATAGGCAGGTTATTGATCAGGAAGTCGAGGAAGGCCTTCACCTTCATCGCCTGGAAACGCCGCGACGGGTAGACCGCGTAGAGCTCACCCACCGGCAGCTGAATGTGTGGCAGCACCCGGACCAGGCGGCCGCTGGCCAGTTCTTCGTCAACGATGAGTTCCGGCAGCGAGGCGATTCCGGCCCCCGCCAGCACTGTCTCGCGGGCAAAGGTGATGTTGTTGCACGAAAGCACCCGGTGGCACGGCACGGTCTCCCCGCGCAGCGGCCAGTAGCGCTGGGAATCGGCCTGCAACAATACCGCGCGGTGGCCGGCCAGCTCCTCGACGGTCTCGGGCCGGCCGTGCAGTTCCAGGTAGTCCGGGCTGGCGCACAGGCAGCGGTTGGTGGTGAGCATGCGCCGGGCGATC harbors:
- a CDS encoding SDR family oxidoreductase — encoded protein: MDKVMLITGASRGIGAATALLAAERGYVVAINYRREREAAEALVAQITGAGGKALAFAADVADESDVLHLFREVDEAFGRLDVLVNNAGILERQMRLEDMDVVRLQRVFAVNVTGTFLCCREAIKRMARKHGGNGGSIVNVSSMASRLGSPNEYIDYAAAKGAVDSLTIGLAKEVAAEGIRVNAVRPGLIKTEIHASGGEPGRVERLQAAIPLGRGGEAEEVARAILFLASDESSYSTGSFVDVSGGR
- a CDS encoding tRNA dihydrouridine synthase produces the protein MQIALAPMEGLVDDILRDVLTRVGGIDWCVTEFIRINDRLLPPSSFLALAPELAHGSKTRAGVPMRVQLLGSDPQLLAENAVQACELGAPVIDLNFGCPAKTVNRSRGGAVLLKEPELMFSIIEAVRRAVPAHIPVTSKMRLGYDSPDGAIDCARALADAGSAHVVVHARTKADGYKPPAHWEWVAKVADAVKVPVFANGEVWTLEDYHRCRSISGVADIMLGRGLVSRPDLARQIAAWRDGREVVPMPWSEVRVLLDDFWRQARRKLAPRYAPGRLKQWLGMLTRSYPEAVELFAQVRREHDCEVLDRMLQVEIEAAA
- a CDS encoding bifunctional 4-hydroxy-2-oxoglutarate aldolase/2-dehydro-3-deoxy-phosphogluconate aldolase, with protein sequence MNLSLDWVLQKARPVMPVLVIDDVALAADLARALYDGGVRVLEVTLRTPQALDAVAEIRRELPEMIIGAGTLIHTEQFQEARDAGAQFAVSPGCTPRLVAAADDAKLPFLPGVMTPSEVLVALEYGYRSLKLFPADGNAAIKMLKSLKAPFAGIRFCPTGGITQENLLNVLRLPNVACVGGTWIAPPSLVRARAWDQITQLASEARALAASLEHAS
- a CDS encoding alpha/beta fold hydrolase, with translation MSSLSWVRGINATLGRVAPQWAAGRMRQLFVTPNEHAPRDWELPLLASSERVTLRFGLSALRWGEGPAVLLMHGWEGRPTQFATLIENLVGAGYGVIALDGPGHGRSPGQEADIVLFARALLEAAGELPPLRAVIGHSMGGASALLATQMGLRTETLVTIGAPSNVLGVLRGFSKVVGLPPVARSRFIRMIESRAGIAARQLDVARYQLDFPGLVVHAEDDRYVRVSEAAAIHEAWPQSRLLRLPAGGHHRVMADAAVIDAILELLEAVEEPLPLALVS
- a CDS encoding RidA family protein, which encodes MSDIQRYPSTLPFPFSRAVKAGGFLFLSGQVPMTADGQVVKGDIQTQTEAVMTRIAESLEACGANFSQVVKATVWLSDMSHFAGFNEVYKRYFDQGLPVRSCVASALALGVDVEVEIQAYVGQA
- the gltX gene encoding glutamate--tRNA ligase, with the protein product MTTVRTRIAPSPTGDPHVGTAYIALFNLCFARQHGGQFILRIEDTDQVRSTRESEQQIFDALRWLGIEWDEGPDVGGPHGPYRQSERGAIYKQYSDELVEKGHAFPCFCSSERLDALRAEQQARKETPRYDGHCMHIPKEESAKRIAAGESHVVRMKVPTEGVCVVPDMLRGDVEIPWDRMDMQVLMKADGLPTYFLANVVDDHLMGITHVLRGEEWLPSAPKLIKLYEYFGWEQPVLCYMPLLRNPDKSKLSKRKNPTSITFYERMGLLPQALLNYLGRMGWSMPDEREKFSLAEMIEHFDLSRVSLGGPIFDIEKLSWLNGQWIRELSVEDFAKEVQKWALNPEYLMKIAPHVQGRVENFSQIAPLAGFFFSGGVQLDAKLFEHKKLDATQVRQVLQLVLWKLEALRQWEKDRITATIQAVAEHLGLKLRDVMPLMFPAITGHASSVSVLDAMEILGADLSRYRLRQALELLGGASKKEAKEWEKIRDAIGS
- a CDS encoding NAD(P)/FAD-dependent oxidoreductase, producing MSHFDFVIIGAGIAGASLAYHLSETHKVLVLEREEQPGYHSTGRSAAMFMEAYGTPQIQALTRASRAFYENPPAGFSEHPILTPRGCLYVGGPEHIELLNQAEATPGVQRISTEEALEFLPCLRADAIIGALYEPDARDLDVHALHQGYLRALRQRGGELRCNRELLSARYANGRWALELSHGEVIQAAQLVNAAGAWADHLAKRCGIRPIGLQPCRRTAFTFPAPDGVDISQWPTVIGIDESFYFKPDAGQLLGSPANADPVEAQDVQPEELDIAIGVHHIEEHTTLAIRRPNHSWAGLRSFVADGDLVIGADAQNPAFFWLAAQGGYGIQSADGVSRLAQSLLLGQPLPESLRQEGVDPQRLTPARLR
- a CDS encoding LysR family transcriptional regulator, translated to MGLDDALIFTRVVELHSFTQAAQSLGMQKSTVSRRIALLEERLGVRLINRTTRKLRLTEVGQAYYDRCRQIMHDFAEAEQAVMQLQQAPSGLLRISAPIEFGQMYLAKVLGDFMNLYPQITAEVELTSRNVDPLEEGVDIVIMVGQPEDSTLIARRMLTTNRCLCASPDYLELHGRPETVEELAGHRAVLLQADSQRYWPLRGETVPCHRVLSCNNITFARETVLAGAGIASLPELIVDEELASGRLVRVLPHIQLPVGELYAVYPSRRFQAMKVKAFLDFLINNLPIDPGRWLEPKAARLIPSHP
- a CDS encoding Hsp20 family protein, encoding MSNVLSLAPLFRQSVGFDRFNDLFESALRSESGSSYPPYNVEKHGDDQYRIVIAAAGLQEEDLELQVERGVLTVNGGKREKASESVTYLHQGIAQRAFKLSFRLADHIEVQGASLKNGLLSVELVRIVPEEAKPKRIAINGQRPAIEG
- a CDS encoding helix-turn-helix domain-containing protein, yielding MSETAQALPKPQQLDRDEVGARLRAVRKQQKLTLKQLSDLSGVAVSTLSKMELAQVAVSYDKLAAAARALQVDIAQLFRPLPPVGVLAGLKTFVKTRVDDAAGYDTGGYEYYPIAGDFPQRNMTPLYARIFAREVGEFDDYVRHPGQEFAMVVAGRVRIQFETGESVSIGLRETAYFDSSIGHLYLNDGEADEAQVMVVMSESRPAE
- a CDS encoding TetR/AcrR family transcriptional regulator, whose amino-acid sequence is MSDKKAQTRERILSAATSALLQRGPVGPSVGEVMSAAGLTVGGFYSHFESKDALMLEAFRELLAKRREGLKRFDPKLSFAERRALTAQFYLSRKHRDTEEEGCPIPSSLNEVANLPDAFRQTLEEHVELMVAALAGRPEEIDTVLSDMALMIGGLALARALGDGDLSDRVLRAAKKAVI
- a CDS encoding acyl-CoA thioesterase, whose translation is MSWRLPDPFVIDIEVKSEDIDGLGHANNAVYVSWLERCAWRHSQKLGLDLAEYRRLDRAMAVVRHEVDYLAAAYEGDQLQLATWIVESDQRLKMTRYFQLVRPADALTLLRAQTTFVCIELSTGKPKRMPAEFIEGYGRALLSPDTVAAGA